In the Malania oleifera isolate guangnan ecotype guangnan chromosome 1, ASM2987363v1, whole genome shotgun sequence genome, one interval contains:
- the LOC131150055 gene encoding uncharacterized protein LOC131150055: MEESFNTSQTTPPNPPPNTIPVQQNTNLSGAVPHDPTQPTSPYYIGSSDGSGAMLVTHTLDCCNYYSWARSMKRAIRIKNKLGFIDGTICEPSDPNDPLMEHWLRCNDIVITWMQNTMTVDNKSSTTYAETVHQLWLELEQRFS; this comes from the coding sequence atGGAGGAATCCTTCAATACCAGCCAAACCACTCCTCCAAATCCACCACCAAACACCATTCCTGTGCAGCAAAACACCAATTTGTCAGGAGCTGTTCCTCATGACCCAACGCAACCCACCAGTCCTTATTATATTGGCAGCAGCGATGGTTCAGGTGCCATGCTTGTCACACATACCTTGGACTGTTGCAACTACTATTCTTGGGCTAGATCTATGAAGAGGGCTATTCGGATTAAGAATAAGCTCGGATTCATTGATGGCACCATTTGTGAACCTTCTGACCCCAATGATCCTCTAATGGAACATTGGCTGAGGTGCAATGACATCGTAATAACATGGATGCAGAACACAATGACAGTTGATAACAAGTCTAGCACTACATATGCAGAGACTGTGCATCAGCTTTGGTTGGAGCTGGAACAACGTTTTTCTTAA